The region ATTGCAGACTTGCAATTTATTagctcaaatctcttcagaagctcaagATCATACTTCAGTTGATACAAAATTATACCTTTATCAGAATACATAATCTTCATCCCTAGAAAATATGTCATATTTCCTAGATCAGTCACCTCAAACAcattcatcaacaccttcttgaacttagctatctcatCTGAATAGTTCCttgttagcaatatgtcatcaacatagagacacatCAAAATCATATTGCTATCAGATGTATGGTGTAcataaacaccatactccatctcacattttcTAAATCCTTGaatcttgaaaaatgaatcaattttcaaattccaaGTTCTAGGAGCTTCTTTCAGTCCATACAAGACTTTATGCATcttgtacaccatcccttcctaatttatttttataaatccaggaggttgtgacacataaacTTTATCTAGTAAAGGACCATTCATAAATACATATTTTACATCTAAAATCATCATATGCCAATTTCTATTAACAACTATAGAAATCACCAATTTGATTATTTCATGCCTAGCTACAGGAGCAAACACCTCAAAGTAATCTAATCCAGAttctgtagaaatcctctagCTACTAACCTTAATTTGTGTACGCCAATTGATCCATCTAGCTCCAGTTTCAACTTATAAACTCATCTCACAATGATggctttcttgttctttggaagttCAATCAACTCCCAAGTCTTGTTACTTTTTATagcctcaagttcttctttcatggccttcagtCACAATTTCTTCTTGAGAACCTCTTTAGTAATAAAGTATACCAATATCGCACATTGAATGACTTATGTAATACCCTATGATGTTAGACATCTCGAAACACACACTTTCTGATCTTGTGacacttaatttaaataaatatgCAACACATATCATCACATGCTCACCTTTACTTAGGGTATCAATGCAGCAAAAATACTCAATTAAAACACACCAATTTAAATCTCATATCATAATTAAAATATATCGACTCGTAAGTCTTCTCTAAATGCTTATCACATCAAAATATAAAATACGAGAGTATATATTATATCTTGGAAATCCCAACCTAAACCAAAGCAAACACTCCTCggtgttacatatcagagcataACCAAAGCTATAACAAAGAAACTAAAAGAAATAGCTCCAGGAGCTAGCTTCCACTCACAGCATCGACTATACTCTTGAGCATTTGTACGGTGTCCATGTAAAGACAACATTtaaacagaaggggtgagaaatCACATTTAATAATAACAGACATATACTGCAAGGTAggatatcaacacatagcataATTTACACAATCTCAAATCATAATATATCAATTATATTCTCACACCAACTCATCAATCACAACTCGTTCACAATATATCTCATCATAATCTCACACTCAAACTCATTAATCAATCACAACTCAATAATTATGCGTATAACTTATTATGTAATGCAACTCGACTATGCAACTATGTGCATATGCATGTGGTACAACCTCAATATTCGGTTCTCTCTAGAACCGGGACCCCTTTTCTGAACCTAATAGCCCCCTCTTCTGAGCTTAGGACAAGCCATCAGTCCTCTATCTGAACTAACATACATGCCTCTTGACATAACTCTTAGGATGCATGATCATATCATCAAATCAATTCGTTAAAACCCCTCTCTGATCCTAACATAATTGCATTGACAACTCAAGTAACCCCCTCTTTGGATTACACCATACCAAAATCATAAAATGCATATTATCAATCAACGGTGCAACAAAAGCATGCTAATAATTCATCTAAACATAATTATGTTTCAAATAACACATCAATTTAATCAAATCATTGTATAAACATAATGATCACAATAATTAATCACACAATGTTTCATAAAcaacatcaaaacataaatagCAAACAATTATGTAGTCCTCCCTTTGAACTACCACCACCACAACAATAATTATTCATATTCACATAGAAATATCACACAACTCAATTATTCATACATCATATACAACAAAACGTATACATACAAAACATCATCTTTCGTTAATCACGTAATATCACCAAATAACATTATCGATTTAATTATAgcaattaaataatttttataaatcAATTATTAACACTCAACAATCAAATGTAATCATGCAGTTAATTAATTTAAGACACTTAAAATATTTCTAACATCAGTTAACATGAATCGCATGACAACACAACACATAAAATCCAACTCAACGGCTAGTAACACAGCCACCGACATTACACCTTAAGTAAAATAGTATATTCACGTTATTAAGTGCATATTGAGCCTCTTAAAACATCATCATGAGATATTACTATGTGTTATCTTTCGAACGCTTTGAACAACGTCTCAAATGGAGTCACAATTCTCAAGTTATGATATTTTTAGTTAGGCATGGCAGAAGTCATTATGGTTGACGGACGTCACCCAAAACTGGGTTTTTTCTCATTGCCAGTTCGTCGCTACTTCTCATAATCCGTGGGTAAATACCCAGAATTTACTTTTCTGGGTTTTCCACCATAAAAGCCCTTTCGGACCTCCGGTTTCAAATCCGTAAAATGTCTCGATCTCAGAATTTGACATAGTACAATTATCTAATGATTAAAAACATAAATTTAACATATATAATTATCAATTTTCTCGAAAATATATTAACCCCAAATCCTCAAACCTTCGACAATGGTGGAAAATATTAACAATTTCAAAACAGTAATCACATACCAAATTATACACAAAAATACACATCAATTCAGCCAATGAACATCATAATATCATATAAACTCAAAATTTCATGAGCAACTCAATGTCATATTGGAGGTTAAGGACTCCTCTACCCTACCCCTCATGCATAAGCCCTATTGAAAACTATTCTCCCCCTTACCTTGTTCTCCTAGCAACAATGGTTGGTTATGTTCTTGGTTCTCCTCTTCTTCTATGCTAGCTCTCCTCTTCCTCTTCTCTTTGCCCTATCTCTTTCACTCTTCCAATTCACTTATTGTCAAAAACCCTCTAACTCTATAACTTCCTTCTTTTTATAATAACAAAACTCCTAAATTTTGGATTTACCTTTCTATCCTCACTTACTCACAAAAACCCAACAATGTCTTTCCTCTTTTATTTCCTATATTTAATTACTATATTCTTATTATTTTATCTCTAATAGCAAAATaattaaattcactaaaaatGCTACTACtcatattattttatttagtaattaaaatattattatttaaataataaaatcaaaatattatttcaattaataaaataattctAAGTTATTATACATTTCTCTAATTACTCTTCACACTATACTACAAGGTCACGTACCTTCTCTCTCACTCACATTCATTCATCCATCCACACACAATAATCAAATAAGtacacaaaaaatataattaaattaaaataaaataatttattaaaacTGGGGTTTTACAACTTCCTCCTTCAGAATTTATCTTAGTATCTTGCAACATGTCAAATACTGCAAATCTTCTTGATATTTGTTTGATTCTTTGTGGTATCTAAACTTGTTCAAAATCTTCTTCAGATGTTGGAACAATATCAGATGTTGAACTACGTTCATAGGCTGGACCACCTTCAGATGCATGATTACCACCAGGGTTTGGATCATCATCAAAATCATattcaccttcagagtcagactcGCCTTCAAACTCTacttcaacatcaaagttgtcTTCATACTCTGACTCATCTTTAGAGGCAGAATCTCCTTCATAGACAGATTCTCCTCCAAAGTCTGGAATATCTTCAAAAGTTAACTCAGGTGTTAACATTGCAtcagagttggattgagacttgtTCCAATCTCATGCTTTTGTTTCCTTCACAATTACATCTCTGTTGAATTCTACCTTGTTAGTGACTGGACATTATAGCTTATAAACACTCGTATTGTGGTACCCAATCAGTAACATTACTTTGCTTCTACCATCCAACTTCTTTCTAGTAGCACTTggaacatgtttgtaacaaaCAGAACCAAATACTCTGAAATTCCTTACACTTTGCTTATCTCATGTCCACTTCTCAAAAGCAAAAATTTATTTCAACTTCTTGGTTAGACATCTGTTGTagtggcaacaacttctccccataagGTACGAGGGAGTTTCTCCtccttcagcatgctccttgtcatatcaagcaaaaTCTTATTTCTTTTTTCAGCAAAATCATTGTGTTGTGGAGTATATGGAGCAATCACCTCATGTTCAACTCCATTCTCTTCAGGGAACCTTCTGAACTCTAATGAGTtgtactcacctccaccatcagttctgaTAACTTTCAACTTCTAGCCACTCTATTTTCCAGTCTTCACGTTGAACTTCTGAAACTCAGCAAACACCTCATGCTTAAACTTGATGAGTgttacccatgtcattcttgtgagCTCATCCATAAATGACACAAAGCACTTGTTTCCTCCAAATGAAGGTACTTcaaatggtccacatacatcagaaTGCACTACTCCTCAAGCATATTTTTCTCTTGGAGACACTTCTGATGCAAATGGCAATCTAGGTTGCTTGTCTTTCatgcatatctcacatgacttctCAGGCTTCACAATCTTAGGAATGCCATGTACCAGCTTCTTAGAACTCTGATGCTCTAAGCTTCTGAAATTCAGATGCCCCAATCTCCTATATCACAGCTCACTGTCACCTTCAGCACCTTTTGCACTTAAGCATTTAGTTTTAGTTGTTTCCATATTCACTTTGAATGTTCGGTTGCTTCCCTGTTCAGATTGTATAATCAGCTTCTAATTAGAATCATATAACTTCAAGAGATTGTCCTTCATATtaactgagaaacctttctcaattagcTGACATACATTCGTCATAATTCTTTTCATGCCAGAAACATACTAAACATTCTTGATCAAAACAATTTTATCATTCTTCACTCTGACCTTGACATTTCCTATTCCTTCAGCATTTAGATACTTATCATCAGCCTTTGTTTGTTTCCAGTTGGGTGATTTGAGCAGCCAATGTCCATAAACCACCAGTCTACCAAATATCCACCATCAGATTCAAAAGCCATCAATAACACAGGTTTATCATCAGACTCTCCTCTGTTATGTTTTCTTCGTCTgatttcctttccttgtttgaccaataGTTATCAGCAAAGTGGCgaaacttcttacaacagtagcATTAAGCCTTTTTCTTGTCAAACTTCTCAATTCCCTTCTGATGTTTCATCTCATCAGAGTTGGAGGCTTCTGACTTCTAATAACCACCACCATGTCTCTTCTTGGCCTCTGATTAGGGCAGCTTATGATTCTTCTTACCAGGAGATGTTTTCAAAGTCTGCTCTACCTCTCTTTCAGAGTTTCTCTCAATCAGACGCAACTTTTGTGCCTCTAGACTACTatgcagctcttcaattctcatggtaCTGAGgtccttagaatgttcaatttctgcaacaatgtaatcaaactgaAGAGTAAGTGATCGCAGTACCTTTACAATGATTACTTGTTCAGAGAGAGTCTTTCCACAAGATTTTATCTcattcatgatcaaagtcaatATGGAGATTTAAtcaggtaccttctcattgttcttcatgttgagattctcatacttcttacatagagactgaagcttcaccttcttcactgatgcatcaccgTCGTAGCAGCATACAAatgtgtcccacgcagccttcGCCGTTGTCGAATCAACGATCTTCTCAAACGCATTCGGATCCACAGAGTGATGGATATAACCAACATCTTATGATTTTTCTTCCTCGTTTCTCTATGCACATTTCTTTGTGCTTCAGTTGCATCTGCTGCAACCGTCGTGAAACTGTCATTGACGAGAACAAGAACATCTTGAGCCCCAAACAACACACACATCTGAATCATTCACTGATTCCAATTCTTTCCATCAAAGATTAGAAGCTTTGTGTTCAAGCTACCGTTTCCTCCGTTCATCTTCGTCTTGTGCAAATTCACTCAAAACTCACCAACGCTCGTGTTTCTCAATCCCTCAGAATCAAGAAATGTGACTCTGTTTCGATTCAGATCTTCAATTCACTGTGAATTGGATGAGCATAATCAATCACGCATGCCTCACGTACACTCGTGTTTCCCTTTTTGAATTTGAATCGAGACTCTAGATACTAATTATTGATGCACAAGAATGAAAAAGAAGAAGATTAAAGATGAtgatgagagagagagagagttgtACTAACTTTTTTATCACATAATAAAAACAATTACAATGTAGAATATATTACAAACTGAATGAGTTCAGTATTTAAACTATCAGGTCCACtcaaataaaatttaaattaacTCTAAATACAACTCAGATAAAATTCTAACTAATTTAATTTGAATTACACTTTAGCTTTTTATAAATTTAGAATAACTAAACAACCTATATTAACACTGTTTGCCTTATTTTTGGCCCATTGACTACCGTATTACACCATAGTTAACATCACTAATGTAGGTAACTACTCCAAAGACTAAAAATGAGACACATTTTAAAACCGCTTCATCGACTAAGTTATAAACCATCATATAAGTCAGTCATGTCCTTCACCACCATATTTTAAAGGATAACAGATCTTTATGCAAGTTCTGGATTAAGTTTTTAGTCAACTAACATCTTGCTCGCACGACTGGGTTGATTGCATGATTATACTTATTTGACTGATTGATAGGTTGTCATCTACTCATGTTCTCAATATTATTAGTGTTAAAATAATGTGTTTTGGTCTCAACTAGGATGGGTTTTGTTAAGTTATTGGCATCAAAGTAAGGGATTGAAAATGGAAATGTCAAGTGTGGAGGTAGTAGGGTGGCTGTGTGGATGTGGAAAGAAGAAGAGCTCTCAACATCTTTTCATAGAATCTGAGCTCTTTGGCTAAATTTAGAGTTGTGTACAAAATTGGTTGAAGATTCTAGGCGTTTATTGATTGTCATCTATTCTATAAAGTGTAATTAATTCAATCTATTCTATAAAGTGTAGATGTTTCAACCGATAAAGTGTCAATATCAACTTGATCATAATCAAAATTACCATTATATGTATCATCTTCGTATTATGTATGCATATTTAATTGATTATTTCATTCCTAATTCACTCTAATACAATAAAATTTACGATCCCAAAATTGTGTCTAGTTCATAGTAGATATATCCTTCAATAGAATTTCATACCACTTTTTCTAAATCTCCGTCGTCCCTTCCCTTTGCTTTTGCCTCTAACTCCCTTATGCAATCCTTAACATGATATAATTTCCTCTTATTTTGGCATGCATCTtcaatttttctcttttttttttcttcctttgttTGGGAAATAAGAACAAACTTGATGTTCACTATATCCCCGGAACACACCTAAAATGAGTAATAAGCATCCCCTATGATATCCTTTTGCTACTTCCATTAATTTCATTATCATGTTTTTTAATATCTTTCTAAATAATGTTTTTCATGCATtcatcaaaaaaaaaattcaGATAAAAATTCACCTGCTGAATTACTGAGTATGATCCAGATCCTTAACTATTTAACTAACATGCTTTGGCACACTCTATGATTTGATATATGAATATGATTAACCTTGAAACAAATTTTACTTGGATGTCATAAACAGTCAATCAAAATCCTTTGGTAACTAACTATGCAGTTTAACATACAGAGGCCCATGGGAGCTATTCCTTAATAGTAAGGAAATGATAATCAGTTTGTTCATACGCACCATCCCACATGGATAACTAAGAACTTTGGTACACCTACAACAACAATGCTTTGCTTAAAGCATTGGTAGATATTGACTATCTACCATTCACATTCTACTTTCACTTCCAACGAATTTAATGGAAGTTTAATCTCTCAGATCTATTGAAAATATTAGTGAGGTGAATAAGAGACCGAGCTAATTCCATCAGCGCGGCGTGACCTAGAACCGCTGCAACCGTTAGCGCTATCCAATGCCTCCCCAAAAGCTCTCCGACTGTAATCATACTGGTTGCCACTGTAGTGAGATCCATACCCACTAGATTGATCAGTTACGCGGTGAGGAGGTGGAGCTGCCAttgaatttaaaataaataaaaaagcACAGCAAGTATTAAACTGAGTTTCAATGAAGTGATAAACTTAGATTTAAGAGAAATTGAAGTAGGTAGGTAATATAGATGTTACCTTGAGAATAATTTATCGCATGATCTGAGAATCGGCTAGGTATTGCTTGCTTAGGGGAATGCTGAAAATTTTCTGAACTAGTTATTTGCACAGGGTAAGGCCTGGGTCGTTGAGAAGAATTTGAAGTGGGTGTCGTAGCTGGAGAACTATTAGGGATGCTTTTGTCCTTATTAGCAGACTATACACGCCAGGAACAATGCAGGACGACATGAAAGAAATTTAAATTATCAAAtagaatttatttatttattacaTGATTCTGTAATCAAAACATATGCAGCCCTGTTATATGGTGTCCTGACTCATGATAGTTGAATACTTGGATGCATCCACATACCCAAGGTAGTCAAAATCGAGATCCTATGCGGGATCAGAGAGGGGTCACAAAATCGTGAATCGGAGTATCGTAACACGGATCGTAAGATCCTAACAATTTTACAAACTGATATATATTGCATTTATATTCATATAAAAAACATAATTTAGTTAAAACAATTCAAATAACACACAAATTTAAGGAAAAAAAGTTTAAAATGTGTACATAAGAAAGGGAAAGGCTCAAAGTGTATGTCGTGAATGTGAATAAAATTAAAAGGAGTGAAGCAGGTATATTTAAACTTTGAAAATTTTAAAGTACCTGAGAGGAATATGGATACAAAGTATCTGGTTGCATTAAATAGGCTAGGTGGTTCAGAGAATTAATAGATTTAGTGGCTATATTGGGAAGTTTTGAAAAAATAGTGAGTGTTGGAATTTAATTGGAATTAAGTGTGAGAAATAAGTGCACATGTTACTGCTAAAAAAACCCTATTTCAAAAGTTTCAAAGCTGAAACGGCGGGAACTACGATCCTACCGCTCCAACCGTTTTTGCACTGCGATCCCACCGTTCCCACATAAATACGAGTTTTTGCATTCACAGGATCCCCAAGCCTATCAAAGATCGCAAAGTCGTACAATCCTACAAGTGGGATCGCGATTTTGACTACCATGCACATACCCAACTATAGCCAAAGTTTGTAGTGTTGCACAACACAACAGAGCTTGTGAACTTCCAATCAACAGGGCTAAAATATTTTCAACAATTTACAGAAAGATTAAGAATTTCCAATGTTTCAGCTTGTGAAACTCTAATGAAGGAGCTAAATTTATATTCAACATTTTTAAAGAAAGATTAAAAACTGTCCAAGTTAATAGGTTACAAAAGGTGGAAAGTATAGATGTCAGAACGCACCGCAAACTTCAGTGTCCGTTTGTACAGTGTTACAAGGCCTGAGAAAAGTTTGACAGCATAGTCTGCAATCTCCTCAGTTTCAAACTCTGCAAAGGCAAAGCCTTTAGGTTTATCAGTTTCCTTATCTTTAGGAATGTGCAAGTCCACCACTCGTCCAGCTTGAATTAATATATCATACAAGACCCTGTCTGTAACCCTCTCATCCAGATTGCCTGAATTAAATACAAGTACCCAAATCAGAACCTAAAAGTAGATGCCTCATGTTTACTTATACATAGAGGTGTACATTCAAAAcccaaaaaaaaaaattgtttatgCAAAAATGAAAGTTCAAACCAGCTATCCTTAATAAGAATCAAAACTATTTCATCAAAGAACATTATTGAGAAGTGTATTCATCAAAGAACCATTCCATCAATAACTTTTTTTTACAGAAGTGAACATAGCAAAGAGAGAAAGGGAGATCTACCACATTATAGGATACATACAAAACAATTCAAAAAACAAAATCATCCCTGGTTGAAAGAGAATTCAATCTTATCAATAATATGGTATGAGGGCACTTGGCAAGCAAAATTTATATTTTTCAACAAAAAGCACTCTGAACACAAAGCACAAA is a window of Lathyrus oleraceus cultivar Zhongwan6 chromosome 6, CAAS_Psat_ZW6_1.0, whole genome shotgun sequence DNA encoding:
- the LOC127093043 gene encoding uncharacterized protein LOC127093043, producing the protein MSGNTGCTVYIGNLDERVTDRVLYDILIQAGRVVDLHIPKDKETDKPKGFAFAEFETEEIADYAVKLFSGLVTLYKRTLKFASANKDKSIPNSSPATTPTSNSSQRPRPYPVQITSSENFQHSPKQAIPSRFSDHAINYSQAPPPHRVTDQSSGYGSHYSGNQYDYSRRAFGEALDSANGCSGSRSRRADGISSVSYSPH